One region of Microbacterium sp. M28 genomic DNA includes:
- a CDS encoding bifunctional 3'-5' exonuclease/DNA polymerase, which translates to MSRSAERRIALVETGDAYTAVDLDADSTELERRNIARDRLPAWIASVEDAAPTRWVIRSARELYPALLHAGARLGRTHDLVLCHAILRDTALLAEPLAPSRAWIASAAEPEPPTLFDALASDVARDPIEELLTQYRAQLRALSGAADGRLALLCAAESAGGLVAEEMRAGGLPWDAATHERILTDTLGERRAGGVPMKMAELAQQVRAELDDQNLNLDSQQKLLRALHRVGVLAESTSRWELAEFDHPAVAPLLAYKRLARLLSANGWAWLTEWVQDGRFRPVYIPGGVVTGRWASAGGGALQLPRMLRPAVRADPGWKLIVADVAQLEPRMLAAMARDEAMAQAARGTDLYAGVVASGAVATREEAKYAVLGAMYGATTGDSGRLVPRLRKVYPRAMRLVDDAARTGEDGGVVSTWLGRSSPKPPAAWAAGQAAASGAEASPAMVREAQRRARERGRFTRNFVVQGTAAEWSLIWLAEIRHRLHALPDARTPAPASGPFARAAHLAFFLHDEVILHVPAEVADQAADAVRDAAAVATERLFGSFPLDVPLDLRVAETAEK; encoded by the coding sequence GTGTCGCGCAGCGCTGAGCGCCGCATCGCGCTCGTCGAGACGGGCGATGCGTACACGGCCGTGGACCTCGACGCCGACAGCACCGAGCTCGAGCGGCGGAACATCGCACGCGACCGGCTGCCGGCGTGGATCGCGTCCGTCGAGGATGCCGCGCCGACGCGCTGGGTGATCCGCAGTGCGCGGGAGCTCTATCCGGCGCTCCTGCATGCCGGTGCGCGTCTGGGGCGGACCCATGATCTCGTCCTGTGCCATGCGATCCTGCGCGACACGGCGCTGCTGGCCGAACCGCTCGCGCCCTCGCGGGCGTGGATCGCGTCGGCGGCCGAGCCAGAGCCCCCGACGCTCTTCGATGCGCTGGCGTCGGACGTCGCGCGCGATCCGATCGAGGAACTGCTGACGCAGTATCGCGCGCAGCTGCGTGCGCTGTCCGGCGCCGCGGACGGTCGCCTCGCCCTGCTGTGCGCCGCCGAGTCCGCCGGCGGCCTCGTCGCGGAGGAGATGCGCGCCGGCGGCCTTCCCTGGGATGCCGCGACCCATGAGCGCATCCTGACCGACACGCTCGGCGAGCGGCGCGCCGGTGGGGTGCCGATGAAGATGGCCGAGCTCGCGCAGCAGGTCCGCGCCGAGCTGGACGATCAGAACCTGAACCTGGACAGCCAGCAGAAGCTCCTGCGCGCGCTGCACCGCGTCGGGGTGCTGGCGGAATCCACGAGCAGGTGGGAGCTGGCCGAGTTCGACCACCCGGCGGTCGCCCCGCTGCTCGCCTACAAGAGGCTGGCGCGACTGCTCAGCGCGAACGGGTGGGCGTGGCTGACGGAATGGGTGCAGGACGGCAGGTTCCGCCCGGTGTACATCCCCGGAGGAGTCGTCACCGGGCGCTGGGCATCAGCCGGCGGGGGAGCGCTGCAGCTGCCTCGCATGCTCCGGCCCGCCGTGCGTGCGGATCCGGGCTGGAAGCTCATCGTCGCCGACGTGGCGCAACTGGAGCCGCGGATGCTGGCGGCGATGGCGCGGGACGAGGCGATGGCGCAGGCCGCCCGCGGCACCGACCTGTATGCGGGGGTCGTGGCGTCCGGCGCTGTCGCCACCAGGGAAGAGGCGAAGTACGCGGTGCTGGGCGCGATGTACGGTGCGACCACCGGCGACAGCGGTCGTCTCGTGCCCCGGCTGCGCAAGGTCTATCCGCGGGCCATGCGCCTCGTCGACGACGCGGCGCGCACGGGGGAGGACGGCGGGGTCGTCTCGACGTGGCTCGGACGCTCGTCGCCGAAGCCCCCGGCGGCCTGGGCCGCCGGGCAGGCCGCGGCGAGCGGCGCGGAGGCCTCACCGGCGATGGTCCGAGAGGCGCAGCGCCGGGCACGGGAACGGGGACGCTTCACCCGCAACTTCGTCGTGCAGGGCACGGCGGCCGAATGGTCGTTGATCTGGTTGGCGGAGATCCGCCACCGATTGCACGCGCTCCCGGATGCGCGGACGCCGGCTCCGGCATCCGGACCCTTCGCGCGCGCTGCGCACCTCGCCTTCTTCCTGCACGACGAGGTCATCCTGCACGTGCCGGCGGAGGTCGCCGACCAGGCGGCGGATGCCGTGCGCGACGCCGCCGCCGTGGCGACCGAGCGGCTGTTCGGGTCCTTCCCGCTCGACGTCCCGCTGGATCTGCGAGTGGCCGAGACCGCCGAGAAGTAG
- the ppgK gene encoding polyphosphate--glucose phosphotransferase produces the protein MAKAIGVDIGGTGIKAGIVDLEHGTMASDRVRVPTPEGASPEDVLIAVQTVLKTLDVQDASLPLGVAFPAIVKRGKTLSAANVSKQWVNFEAEQFFRDGLQRNIVFVNDADAAGVAEARHGAARDVIGLTLLTTLGTGIGSAFLYDGVLVPNTELGHLNYGSYESVERWAATSAREREGLTWAEWAERLQAFYSHIEFLFSPDLFVVGGGVSKNASDFLPLLDLKTPIVPAIHRNNSGIIGAASLAGD, from the coding sequence ATGGCAAAAGCGATCGGCGTCGACATCGGCGGCACAGGTATCAAAGCAGGCATCGTCGACCTCGAACACGGCACGATGGCATCCGATCGGGTGCGGGTCCCCACGCCTGAGGGCGCATCGCCGGAGGACGTGCTGATCGCCGTGCAGACCGTGCTGAAGACGCTGGATGTGCAGGACGCGTCGCTGCCGCTCGGCGTCGCCTTTCCCGCCATCGTCAAGCGCGGCAAGACGCTGTCGGCCGCGAACGTATCGAAGCAGTGGGTGAACTTCGAGGCCGAGCAGTTCTTCCGCGACGGACTCCAGCGCAACATCGTCTTCGTGAACGACGCGGATGCCGCGGGTGTCGCCGAAGCCCGCCACGGCGCGGCTCGCGACGTCATCGGCCTCACCCTGCTGACGACCCTCGGCACCGGGATCGGCTCGGCCTTCCTCTACGACGGCGTGCTCGTTCCGAACACCGAGCTCGGACACCTCAACTACGGCTCGTACGAGTCCGTCGAGCGCTGGGCCGCCACGTCCGCACGCGAGCGCGAAGGCCTCACCTGGGCCGAATGGGCCGAACGCCTCCAGGCGTTCTACTCGCACATCGAGTTCCTCTTCAGCCCCGACCTGTTCGTCGTCGGCGGCGGAGTCTCCAAGAACGCGAGCGACTTCCTGCCCCTGCTGGACCTCAAGACCCCGATCGTCCCGGCGATCCACCGCAACAACTCCGGCATCATCGGCGCGGCGTCGCTCGCCGGCGACTGA
- a CDS encoding SPOR domain-containing protein, which translates to MPDNDHKYWYNSVTGEVEFGMISPSTDRIGPFDTAEEAANAPEVVKRRSAAWAEEEAAENGWDS; encoded by the coding sequence ATGCCGGACAACGATCACAAGTACTGGTACAACTCGGTGACCGGCGAGGTCGAATTCGGCATGATCTCGCCGTCGACGGACCGTATCGGCCCCTTCGACACGGCCGAGGAAGCGGCGAACGCGCCCGAGGTGGTCAAGCGCCGTTCGGCGGCCTGGGCCGAAGAGGAAGCCGCCGAGAACGGGTGGGACTCCTGA
- a CDS encoding glutamine synthetase family protein, with the protein MDKQRDFVLRTIEERGVKFVRLWFTDVIGTLKSVAIAPAEVEGAFAEGIGFDGSAIEGLTRGSESDLLAQPDPTTFQTLPWRGEIDPTARMFCDLTTPDGQPAVADPRHVLKRTLAKAADAGFTFYTHPEIEFYLLKSSTFGPEGPVPVDSAGYFDNVPGGTAHDFRRRSVRMLEDLGISVEFSHHEGGPGQNEIDLRYADALTMADNVMTFRTVIKEVAIEQGVYATFMPKPLSNHPGSGMHTHMSLFEGERNAFYEEGAKYQLSKTGRQFIAGLLRHANEIAAVTNQFVNSYKRLWGGDEAPSFVTWGHTNRSALVRVPMYKPNKSGSSRIEYRGIDSAANPYLAYALMLAAGLKGIEESYDLPPEAEDNVWALSDAERRALGYEALPASLDHALEFMEASELVAETLGEQVFNYVLRNKRKEWEAYRGQVTPFELKSNLELL; encoded by the coding sequence ATGGACAAGCAGCGGGACTTCGTTCTGCGCACGATCGAGGAGCGCGGCGTCAAGTTCGTCCGGCTCTGGTTCACCGACGTCATCGGCACGCTCAAGTCGGTCGCGATCGCTCCGGCCGAGGTCGAGGGCGCTTTCGCGGAGGGCATCGGATTCGACGGGTCGGCGATCGAAGGGCTGACCAGGGGCTCCGAATCGGATCTGCTCGCACAGCCGGATCCGACCACGTTCCAGACGCTGCCGTGGCGCGGGGAGATCGACCCCACGGCCCGCATGTTCTGCGACCTGACGACGCCCGACGGACAGCCGGCCGTGGCCGATCCCCGGCACGTCCTCAAGCGCACCCTGGCCAAGGCCGCGGATGCCGGGTTCACGTTCTACACGCACCCCGAGATCGAGTTCTATCTGCTGAAGTCCTCGACCTTCGGACCGGAGGGCCCCGTCCCGGTCGACTCGGCCGGGTACTTCGACAACGTGCCCGGTGGCACGGCGCATGACTTCCGTCGCCGGTCTGTGCGGATGCTCGAGGACCTCGGCATCTCGGTGGAGTTCAGCCACCACGAGGGCGGCCCAGGTCAGAACGAGATCGACCTGCGCTACGCGGACGCGCTCACGATGGCCGACAACGTGATGACCTTCCGGACGGTCATCAAGGAGGTCGCGATCGAGCAGGGCGTGTACGCAACGTTCATGCCGAAGCCGCTGAGCAACCACCCCGGCAGCGGCATGCACACTCACATGTCCCTGTTCGAGGGGGAGCGCAACGCGTTCTACGAGGAGGGCGCGAAGTACCAGTTGTCCAAGACGGGACGGCAGTTCATCGCCGGCCTCCTCAGGCACGCGAACGAGATCGCCGCTGTCACCAACCAGTTCGTGAACTCGTACAAGCGCCTGTGGGGCGGTGACGAGGCACCGAGCTTCGTGACCTGGGGCCACACCAACCGTTCGGCACTCGTGCGGGTGCCGATGTACAAGCCCAACAAGAGCGGCTCGTCGCGCATCGAGTATCGCGGCATCGACTCCGCCGCCAACCCGTACCTCGCGTACGCGCTCATGCTCGCGGCCGGCCTCAAGGGCATCGAGGAAAGCTACGACCTGCCCCCGGAGGCCGAGGACAACGTCTGGGCGCTCAGCGACGCCGAGCGCAGGGCGCTCGGCTACGAGGCGCTGCCGGCGAGCCTGGACCACGCGCTGGAGTTCATGGAGGCCTCCGAACTGGTCGCCGAAACGCTCGGGGAGCAGGTCTTCAACTACGTCCTGCGCAACAAGCGCAAGGAGTGGGAGGCCTACCGCGGCCAGGTCACGCCCTTCGAACTGAAGAGCAACCTCGAGCTGCTCTGA
- a CDS encoding bifunctional [glutamine synthetase] adenylyltransferase/[glutamine synthetase]-adenylyl-L-tyrosine phosphorylase has protein sequence MARPVDSVSLSALARLGFTELSAAAQSLTELAELTGIDRGILIDGAAGGADPDAAVAGMLRIARRDRTQISGLLADDETRARLWRVLGASLGLADFFLRHPDALDVVAETTVAVPDAAGLRARLLDAVGAEDGFADTAEDEAWVRLRVAYRRELARIAIADLSHPRPADLIPAVSAGLADAAGAALEASLAVARTRVALSSRREAVAATQLAIIGMGKAGARELNYVSDVDVIFVGGTSDENVVEESRAIDISTRLARETMRGLSGIEVEPPLWEVDAALRPEGKQGALVRSLASHLAYYDRWAKSWEFQALLKARPLAGDAQLGAAYIEAVQPKIWSSAARENFVDSVQRMRERVTAHIDPEDAPYQLKLGEGGLRDIEFTVQLLQLVHGLADPRIRTRGTLESLDALVERGYIGRADAAAFADDYRTLRLLEHRLQLRELSRTHLMPRTDEGRRVLARASRLADSGPDVWALWERVRREVRDIHTRLFYRPLLTAVASLPEEGRSLSTEQAHDRLAAIGFRDPAGALRHIGALTKGVSRKATIQRHLMPVMVRWFADGTDPDYGLIAFRRISERLGDTPWFLRMLRDSSGAAESLTRLLSSSRYVGELMEWIPESVAWLDSTESLRPRAASALDEEARAIQTRHEKTTDALRAVRGLRRRELLRTAMGAVLDVLTIEEIATALTGITDATIQAGLRAVRREVVASEDDSLDFAVIGMGRFGGAELGFGSDADILYVYEANDVEPQRAQQLAVKLVNGLREHLTDQRVPLDLDADLRPEGRNGPVVRTLDAYAEYYRRWSLSWEAQALLRARGVAGSTTLINRFMRLADSVRYPEQVDLQGVREIKRIKARVEGERLPQGADPRRHLKLGPGSLSDVEWLVQIIQLQHASQIEGLRTTSTLQALDAAVAADLVPADGADRLREAWRLASRLRSAITLLTGQTSDVLPSDRQQLDGIGRLLGYADRSATEVEEDYLGVTRRARRVFDELFYG, from the coding sequence ATGGCACGGCCGGTCGACTCCGTCTCGCTGTCTGCGCTGGCGCGCCTGGGCTTCACCGAGCTCAGCGCCGCCGCGCAGTCCCTCACCGAGCTCGCCGAACTGACCGGCATCGATCGGGGCATCCTGATCGACGGAGCCGCCGGCGGTGCCGACCCGGATGCCGCGGTCGCCGGGATGCTCCGCATCGCTCGGCGCGACCGCACGCAGATCAGCGGCCTGCTCGCGGATGACGAGACCCGTGCACGGCTCTGGCGGGTGCTCGGGGCATCGCTCGGGCTGGCGGACTTCTTCCTCCGGCATCCGGACGCCCTGGACGTGGTCGCGGAAACCACCGTGGCCGTGCCGGATGCCGCCGGCCTTCGGGCCCGGCTGCTCGACGCCGTCGGGGCGGAGGACGGCTTCGCCGACACCGCAGAGGACGAGGCATGGGTGCGGTTGCGGGTCGCCTATCGCCGCGAGCTCGCGCGGATCGCGATCGCCGATCTCTCGCATCCGCGACCGGCCGACCTGATCCCTGCGGTGAGCGCAGGGCTCGCGGATGCCGCAGGCGCGGCGCTGGAGGCGTCCCTGGCTGTGGCGAGGACCAGGGTCGCCCTGTCGTCTCGTCGCGAGGCTGTCGCGGCGACGCAGCTCGCGATCATCGGGATGGGCAAGGCCGGTGCTCGCGAACTCAACTACGTCAGCGACGTCGATGTGATCTTCGTCGGCGGCACCTCGGACGAGAACGTCGTCGAGGAGAGCCGGGCGATCGACATCTCCACGCGGCTGGCGCGCGAGACCATGCGGGGGCTCTCCGGCATCGAGGTCGAACCGCCCCTGTGGGAGGTGGACGCGGCGCTGCGCCCCGAGGGGAAGCAGGGCGCCCTGGTGCGCTCGCTGGCCTCGCATCTGGCGTACTACGACCGCTGGGCGAAGAGCTGGGAGTTCCAGGCGCTGCTGAAGGCGCGTCCTCTCGCGGGTGACGCACAGCTCGGCGCGGCGTACATCGAGGCGGTCCAGCCGAAGATCTGGTCGAGTGCGGCCAGGGAGAACTTCGTCGACAGCGTGCAGCGCATGCGGGAGCGCGTCACCGCGCACATCGACCCGGAGGACGCTCCGTACCAGCTCAAGCTCGGCGAGGGGGGCCTGCGCGACATCGAGTTCACCGTGCAGCTGCTGCAGCTCGTGCACGGCCTCGCCGACCCCCGCATCCGCACGCGCGGCACCCTGGAGTCGCTCGACGCGCTCGTCGAGCGCGGGTACATCGGGCGCGCCGATGCGGCCGCCTTCGCGGACGACTACCGGACGCTCCGGCTCCTCGAGCACCGGCTGCAGCTGCGCGAGCTGTCCCGTACGCATCTGATGCCCCGCACCGACGAGGGCCGTCGCGTGCTCGCCCGCGCGAGTCGTCTCGCCGACTCCGGTCCCGACGTGTGGGCGCTGTGGGAGCGCGTGCGCCGCGAGGTCCGCGACATCCACACCCGCTTGTTCTACCGTCCGCTGCTCACGGCCGTCGCGTCCTTGCCGGAGGAGGGGCGCAGCCTCTCGACCGAGCAGGCGCACGACCGCCTGGCCGCCATCGGGTTCCGCGACCCGGCCGGGGCCCTGCGCCACATCGGCGCCCTCACGAAGGGCGTGAGCCGGAAGGCGACGATCCAACGGCACCTGATGCCGGTCATGGTGCGCTGGTTCGCTGACGGCACGGACCCCGATTACGGACTGATCGCCTTCCGCCGCATCAGCGAGCGGCTCGGCGACACCCCGTGGTTCCTGCGGATGCTGCGGGACTCGTCCGGCGCCGCCGAGAGTCTGACGAGGCTGCTGTCCTCGTCGCGCTACGTGGGTGAGCTGATGGAGTGGATCCCGGAGTCCGTGGCGTGGCTGGACAGCACCGAGTCGTTGCGGCCGCGCGCGGCATCCGCTCTCGATGAGGAGGCGCGGGCGATCCAGACGCGACACGAGAAGACGACCGACGCGCTCCGAGCCGTGCGGGGCCTGCGTCGTCGGGAGCTGCTGCGCACAGCCATGGGGGCGGTGCTGGACGTGCTCACGATCGAGGAGATCGCCACAGCTCTCACCGGCATCACGGACGCGACGATCCAGGCGGGCCTGCGCGCCGTCCGTCGCGAGGTCGTCGCGTCCGAGGACGACAGCCTCGACTTCGCCGTGATCGGGATGGGCCGCTTCGGCGGCGCAGAGCTCGGATTCGGTTCGGATGCCGACATCCTCTACGTCTACGAGGCGAACGACGTCGAGCCGCAGCGCGCCCAGCAATTGGCCGTGAAGCTGGTGAACGGCCTGCGAGAGCACCTGACCGATCAGCGCGTTCCCCTGGATCTGGACGCGGATCTTCGCCCTGAGGGACGCAACGGCCCCGTGGTGCGCACGCTGGACGCCTACGCGGAGTACTACCGCCGGTGGTCGCTGTCCTGGGAGGCGCAGGCGCTGCTGCGTGCCAGAGGCGTCGCCGGCAGCACGACGTTGATCAACCGCTTCATGCGACTCGCGGACAGCGTCCGCTACCCGGAACAGGTGGATCTGCAGGGCGTCAGGGAGATCAAGCGCATCAAGGCGCGTGTCGAGGGCGAGCGCCTGCCCCAGGGGGCGGATCCGAGACGTCATCTGAAGCTCGGACCAGGGTCGCTCAGCGACGTCGAGTGGCTCGTCCAGATCATTCAGCTGCAGCATGCATCCCAGATCGAAGGTCTGCGCACGACGTCGACGCTGCAGGCACTGGATGCCGCCGTGGCGGCCGATCTCGTGCCGGCCGACGGGGCGGACCGGCTGCGCGAGGCATGGCGTCTGGCGAGTCGACTGCGCTCGGCCATCACGCTGCTGACCGGGCAGACCAGCGACGTGCTGCCGTCTGACCGACAGCAGTTGGATGGGATAGGCCGGCTCCTGGGCTACGCGGACCGCTCGGCCACCGAGGTGGAAGAGGACTATCTCGGCGTGACACGCCGAGCGCGTCGTGTCTTCGACGAGCTCTTCTACGGATAG
- a CDS encoding diacylglycerol/lipid kinase family protein, translating to MSMKIGVVWNPSKVEEAELRSAVEEAFGDQVQWWETSVDDPGRGMAAEALTAGCDTVLAVGGDGTVRAVAETLAGSDAVLGIVPRGTGNLLARNLEVPLDDIPAALERIARGEVRRIDLGWVEIDGVEHAFAVMVGFGVDAQMLVETDDDLKERAGWLAYVEAMGRALAGTEMTGITLTIDDGDAQEVRGHTLLIGNCGMLQGGIRLLPDAVLDDGRLDLLLVSADGALQWMDTVRSVVWDNGIRRMFDREAVAVSTDSTSHVTAERIRVELETPLAFEIDGEEVGEVTMFTVRVQPGAIQVR from the coding sequence ATGAGCATGAAGATCGGTGTCGTCTGGAATCCCTCCAAGGTCGAAGAGGCGGAGTTGCGCTCGGCTGTCGAGGAGGCCTTCGGAGATCAGGTCCAGTGGTGGGAGACCAGCGTCGACGATCCTGGTCGGGGGATGGCCGCCGAGGCGCTGACGGCCGGATGCGACACGGTCCTCGCGGTCGGCGGCGACGGCACGGTGCGCGCGGTGGCCGAGACGCTTGCGGGATCGGATGCCGTGCTCGGGATCGTGCCGCGCGGCACGGGCAACCTGCTCGCCCGCAACCTCGAGGTGCCGCTGGACGACATTCCCGCCGCGCTCGAGCGGATCGCTCGCGGCGAGGTACGACGGATCGATCTCGGTTGGGTCGAGATCGACGGTGTCGAGCACGCGTTCGCGGTCATGGTCGGATTCGGAGTCGACGCGCAGATGCTCGTCGAGACGGATGACGATCTCAAGGAGCGCGCCGGATGGCTGGCGTACGTCGAGGCCATGGGCAGGGCCCTCGCGGGCACCGAGATGACCGGCATCACTCTGACGATCGACGACGGCGACGCCCAGGAGGTCCGGGGGCACACCCTGCTGATCGGGAACTGCGGCATGCTGCAGGGCGGCATCCGGCTCCTCCCGGACGCCGTGCTCGACGACGGCCGACTGGATCTGCTGCTGGTCAGCGCGGACGGTGCGCTGCAGTGGATGGACACGGTCCGCTCCGTGGTGTGGGACAACGGCATCCGCCGCATGTTCGATCGTGAAGCCGTCGCGGTCAGCACGGACTCGACGAGTCACGTGACCGCGGAGCGCATCCGCGTCGAGCTCGAGACCCCGCTGGCCTTCGAGATCGACGGGGAAGAGGTCGGCGAGGTGACGATGTTCACCGTCCGTGTCCAGCCGGGCGCGATCCAGGTCCGCTGA
- a CDS encoding HAD-IA family hydrolase, with translation MSDIPDRTVLVFDVLGTLVDQTGSLERQVSAAAGIDDDAAADLVRRWLGHVSAQEEWITSGRRSFVPSEALDAEALADLRASGLLSSDASAHLLGASERLSLWEDTLTGLDALAAEHTVVGLSNASLRVLIGLNAGSGMRWHGLLSAEDAGAYKPDPDVYRLAIARVAHAEPPIMVAAHAWDLRAARAAGMRTAYVPRPNGDPPAPGERFDVHATDLVDLAVQLRRP, from the coding sequence ATGAGCGACATCCCGGATCGGACCGTGCTCGTCTTCGACGTCCTCGGCACGCTCGTGGATCAGACCGGGAGCCTCGAGCGTCAGGTCTCGGCGGCCGCCGGAATCGATGACGATGCCGCCGCCGATCTGGTCCGGCGCTGGCTCGGTCACGTCTCGGCCCAGGAGGAGTGGATCACGTCCGGACGGCGCTCGTTCGTGCCGAGCGAGGCGCTGGATGCCGAAGCTCTTGCAGATCTCCGAGCCTCAGGGTTGCTCTCCTCCGACGCATCCGCGCACCTTCTCGGTGCCTCGGAACGGCTCTCACTGTGGGAAGACACCCTGACGGGTTTAGACGCGCTCGCGGCGGAGCACACCGTGGTCGGGCTGTCGAACGCCAGCCTTCGCGTGCTCATCGGCTTGAATGCCGGCAGCGGCATGCGGTGGCACGGGTTGCTCTCCGCCGAGGATGCCGGCGCCTACAAGCCGGATCCGGACGTGTACCGTCTCGCGATCGCGCGCGTCGCGCACGCCGAGCCGCCGATCATGGTGGCCGCGCACGCATGGGACCTGCGCGCGGCGAGGGCCGCCGGCATGCGCACCGCCTACGTGCCGCGTCCGAACGGCGATCCCCCGGCTCCCGGCGAGCGGTTCGATGTCCACGCAACCGATCTGGTCGACCTGGCGGTGCAGCTGCGACGCCCGTGA
- the glnA gene encoding type I glutamate--ammonia ligase: MFTDSSEVLSYIKENDVKFLDIRFTDLPGVQQHFNIPASTVDEDFFTEGQLFDGSSIRGFASIHESDMQLIPDVTTAYLDPFREAKTLVMVFDIYNPRTGEIYSKDPRQVAKKAEKYLASTGIADTAFFAPEAEFYIFDDVRYSVTAGESFYKVDSEEAAWNTGREEEGGNLANKTPYKGGYFPVSPVDKTADLRDDITLKLIDAGFILERSHHEVGTAGQQEINYRFDTMVHSADDILKFKYIVKNTAEEWGKVATFMPKPLYGDNGSGMHTHQSLWQDGKPLFYDEAGYGQLSDIARWYIGGILAHAPALLAFTNPTLNSYHRLVKGFEAPVNLVYSAGNRSAAIRIPITGSNPKAKRIEFRAPDASGNPYLAFAAQLMAGLDGIKNRIEPHEPVDKDLYELPPEEAKNIPQVPNSLLDSLDALRDDHQFLLEGGVFTEELIETWISYKIENEILPIAQRPHPFEYELYFGV, encoded by the coding sequence ATGTTCACCGATTCTTCCGAGGTGCTGAGCTACATCAAGGAGAACGACGTCAAGTTCCTTGACATTCGTTTCACCGATCTGCCCGGCGTGCAGCAGCACTTCAACATCCCCGCGTCGACGGTCGACGAGGACTTCTTCACGGAGGGCCAGCTGTTCGACGGCTCGTCGATCCGCGGCTTCGCGTCGATCCACGAGTCGGACATGCAGCTCATCCCCGACGTGACCACGGCGTATCTCGACCCGTTCCGCGAGGCCAAGACGCTGGTCATGGTCTTCGACATCTACAACCCCCGCACCGGCGAGATCTACTCGAAGGACCCGCGTCAGGTCGCGAAGAAGGCCGAGAAGTACCTCGCCTCCACCGGCATCGCCGACACCGCGTTCTTCGCGCCGGAGGCCGAGTTCTACATCTTCGACGACGTCCGCTACTCGGTCACCGCCGGCGAGAGCTTCTACAAGGTCGACTCCGAGGAGGCCGCGTGGAACACCGGCCGCGAGGAAGAGGGCGGAAACCTCGCCAACAAGACCCCGTACAAGGGCGGCTACTTCCCCGTCTCCCCCGTCGACAAGACGGCGGACCTCCGCGACGACATCACGCTCAAGCTGATCGATGCGGGCTTCATCCTGGAGCGTTCGCACCACGAGGTGGGTACGGCCGGTCAGCAGGAGATCAACTACCGCTTCGACACCATGGTGCACTCGGCGGACGACATCCTGAAGTTCAAGTACATCGTCAAGAACACCGCCGAGGAGTGGGGCAAGGTCGCGACCTTCATGCCCAAGCCCCTGTACGGCGACAACGGATCCGGCATGCACACGCACCAGTCGCTGTGGCAGGACGGCAAGCCGCTGTTCTACGACGAGGCCGGTTACGGACAGCTCAGCGACATCGCCCGCTGGTACATCGGCGGCATCCTCGCGCACGCGCCGGCACTGCTCGCCTTCACGAACCCGACGCTGAACAGCTACCACCGTCTGGTCAAGGGCTTCGAGGCCCCGGTCAACCTGGTCTACTCGGCCGGAAACCGCTCGGCGGCGATCCGCATCCCGATCACGGGTTCGAACCCGAAGGCCAAGCGCATCGAGTTCCGCGCTCCGGATGCCTCGGGCAACCCGTACCTCGCCTTCGCCGCGCAGCTGATGGCGGGCCTGGACGGCATCAAGAACCGCATCGAGCCGCACGAGCCGGTCGACAAGGACCTCTACGAGCTTCCCCCGGAGGAGGCGAAGAACATCCCCCAGGTCCCGAACTCGCTGCTGGATTCGCTGGACGCCCTTCGTGACGACCACCAGTTCCTCCTCGAGGGCGGTGTGTTCACCGAGGAGCTCATCGAGACCTGGATCTCCTACAAGATCGAGAACGAGATCCTGCCGATCGCGCAGCGTCCGCACCCGTTCGAATACGAGCTGTACTTCGGCGTCTGA
- a CDS encoding RDD family protein, translated as MTDAVYSYPGERLGLPEAGSGSIGRVGRRIAALVIDYAAATILATAFLGYDQFALPAEAGVTMFTPMIVFAVLQIVFIPTLGGSPGHRIVGLRVARADGAWVGLWRPIVRTLLLVFVVPAVIWDQDQRGLHDKAAGTILLRA; from the coding sequence GTGACGGATGCTGTGTACTCCTACCCGGGCGAACGACTGGGGCTTCCCGAAGCCGGATCCGGCAGCATCGGACGGGTCGGACGACGTATCGCGGCTCTGGTGATCGACTACGCGGCTGCGACGATCCTCGCGACCGCGTTCCTCGGCTACGACCAGTTCGCGCTGCCCGCCGAGGCCGGCGTGACCATGTTCACGCCGATGATCGTGTTCGCCGTGCTGCAGATCGTGTTCATCCCGACGCTGGGCGGCAGCCCCGGTCACCGCATCGTCGGGCTGCGGGTGGCGCGTGCCGACGGCGCGTGGGTCGGGCTCTGGCGTCCGATCGTCCGCACGCTGCTGCTGGTCTTCGTGGTGCCAGCCGTGATCTGGGATCAGGATCAGCGCGGTCTGCACGACAAGGCGGCGGGAACGATCCTGCTCCGCGCCTGA